From the Eleutherodactylus coqui strain aEleCoq1 chromosome 7, aEleCoq1.hap1, whole genome shotgun sequence genome, one window contains:
- the LYRM2 gene encoding LYR motif-containing protein 2 translates to MCRIMSSRLPPGALTLRQFLVRQRVLGLYRRILRAVRQIPEPADRTYMRDWAREEFRRNKATSDEIAVQMMITQGERQVQELERALQLAKS, encoded by the exons ATGTGTCGGATCATGTCCTCCCGACTGCCGCCCGGAGCCCTCACCCTCCGACAG TTCCTCGTCCGGCAGCGGGTGTTGGGCCTCTACAGGCGGATCCTGCGGGCCGTGCGCCAGATCCCGGAGCCCGCGGACCGCACGTACATGAGGGACTGGGCCAGGGAGGAGTTCAGGAGGAACAAGGCCACCAGTGATGAG ATCGCTGTACAGATGATGATCACGCAGGGGGAGCGCCAGGTGCAGGAGTTGGAGCGAGCGCTGCAGCTGGCCAAGTCCTAG